The Selenihalanaerobacter shriftii genome contains a region encoding:
- a CDS encoding trimethylamine methyltransferase family protein, giving the protein MIKGGVRGRHYKPFTDDDLRQLDDSIMHMLSETGVNVNSKQALEIFEENGAEVDYDEKMVKIPQSLVKECIEKAPSNVTLYGREEEHNLEIGENRVHYGTGGTVLDVLDLETGQKRRINIKDVADIAKLVDYLENIHFLVIPVYPQECDDQNVDVNRFYSALSNTSKHIMGGVYSIKGIREVIDMASKIAGSKEALVKKPFISFITCVMSPLVLDDTYTDFLIEIAKHGLPVAIPAEPLSGATGPITIAGNIALMAAESIAGVVLAQLVNPGTPVLFASTASAMDLNTALYITGEVEMGLMHAGVAQVAQYYGLPLYATAGMSDAKLPDVQAGYEKAMTTLLAGMSGANFIHDSAGLLEMCQTVAYEQYVIDNEIIGMAMRAIKGIEVNEETIATDVIERVGPGGHFLTDEHTRKHMRTEFFQPKVSDRLTREAWEEQGSKPTRERAIEMAKDILNDHQPLGIDEKLDKEIKKEFPHILLENNAGENAS; this is encoded by the coding sequence ATGATTAAGGGTGGAGTGAGAGGAAGACATTATAAACCGTTTACTGATGATGATTTAAGACAACTTGACGATTCTATTATGCATATGTTATCAGAAACAGGAGTCAATGTTAATAGTAAGCAGGCATTAGAGATTTTTGAAGAGAATGGAGCAGAAGTCGATTATGATGAAAAGATGGTGAAGATTCCCCAGAGTTTAGTTAAAGAATGTATTGAGAAAGCACCATCAAATGTAACATTATATGGTAGAGAAGAAGAGCATAATCTAGAGATAGGTGAAAATAGAGTTCATTATGGAACAGGTGGAACAGTATTAGATGTATTAGACTTAGAAACAGGACAGAAGCGTAGGATTAATATTAAAGATGTAGCTGATATTGCTAAGTTGGTTGATTATTTAGAAAATATTCATTTCTTAGTAATTCCAGTTTACCCTCAAGAATGTGATGATCAAAATGTGGATGTTAATAGATTTTATTCAGCATTGTCAAATACATCTAAGCATATTATGGGTGGAGTTTACTCAATTAAAGGAATTAGAGAAGTAATTGATATGGCTTCTAAGATTGCTGGAAGTAAAGAAGCTTTAGTAAAAAAACCATTTATTTCTTTTATTACTTGCGTAATGTCTCCATTAGTATTAGACGATACTTATACTGATTTCTTAATAGAAATAGCTAAACATGGCTTACCAGTAGCTATTCCAGCAGAACCATTATCTGGAGCAACAGGACCAATTACTATTGCTGGTAATATAGCTTTAATGGCTGCTGAATCTATAGCTGGTGTAGTTTTAGCACAGTTAGTTAATCCAGGTACTCCAGTGTTATTTGCTTCTACTGCTTCAGCAATGGACCTTAATACGGCTCTTTATATTACTGGTGAAGTTGAAATGGGGCTTATGCATGCAGGTGTAGCACAGGTAGCTCAGTATTATGGATTACCGCTTTATGCTACTGCTGGAATGAGTGATGCTAAGCTTCCAGATGTGCAAGCAGGTTATGAAAAAGCGATGACTACTCTATTAGCAGGTATGTCAGGTGCTAACTTTATTCATGATTCAGCTGGATTATTAGAGATGTGTCAGACTGTTGCTTATGAACAGTATGTAATAGATAATGAAATTATCGGTATGGCTATGAGAGCAATTAAAGGTATTGAAGTAAATGAAGAAACAATTGCTACAGATGTAATTGAGAGGGTTGGGCCAGGTGGACATTTCTTAACGGATGAACATACAAGAAAACATATGCGTACAGAATTTTTCCAACCAAAAGTTAGTGACCGCTTAACTCGTGAAGCTTGGGAGGAACAAGGCTCTAAACCTACTCGAGAAAGAGCGATTGAGATGGCTAAAGATATCTTAAATGATCATCAGCCACTGGGTATTGATGAGAAATTAGATAAAGAGATTAAAAAGGAGTTTCCACATATTTTATTAGAAAATAATGCAGGAGAAAATGCTTCGTAG